In Scatophagus argus isolate fScaArg1 chromosome 3, fScaArg1.pri, whole genome shotgun sequence, one genomic interval encodes:
- the LOC124054796 gene encoding ATR-interacting protein: MNCPPTKRLRGLNQNAATAVAFDDPFGDDEDFTQDDLDEIDIIASQAITSAAASGLGSKPGAKPMELARGSAWPAGQTNSVCRAAKDQRRENMFGFSGSSSRIPSRELLGNMQQQFGSDREDYRLLEAQHAELKRKLKEVEEEIVLKSGEIRVLRDSLKGAQLDKEAQRQNQILLETQRQREQNEREKELNKKVQSLQSELQFKEAEINEMKTKLHSLDRHKISPPLPKNSPKVMSGLVQVHRSSSSSSSPTGNGFITKETFGASVPSKTTPVKTRRHGGDRGSSSNRCGDKQEVSRPDPFLSVTPAHLHHSAGVLLGLLLQQPLSPSSLGLSHLLSMSLTDVHLASSGRSAGFLLHSDAAVSEGGAPRAALSPVQSLAVTGLNMLSQSQPKAEASSKNKRSCPGAVLLLSLLDLHLSRLCQALDSLRPTSAGDANSAHSTHSLPAGHAAPADELGRPEEAALAGFTVEDIGLAALRLLYLVVAHSDEVVKAVLSSQSEVTVQEHSAAGVGLCSQNALLQSLLRLCEAGLGGGRSSQREMLVLNAMKTLCVLIERTPHTHSERLQCVLQVVCVCLSSADNSWHTVSECLSVLMSMSDHPTLAQQIFSQHDPCVFLKLFKFIRTRTDNQATHTDWIQLDLQVVRLLSRLMTQRAESWTPCQSSSCQCYTELVQTVVIVFHRQWLDLRGSQELTDSTGLALPLHQCSSSSLPWWRGAAASLLRECLLLLHWLLLHHGSFSESCRPLLHMYDQVIPAVRDTLRKIPELSESEELALEEICRSEGDDTDDMDTDTVS, translated from the exons ATGAACTGCCCCCCAACCAAGCGCCTCCGAGGTCTGAACCAAAATGCAGCGACAGCAGTGGCCTTTGATGACCCATTTGGAGATGACGAGGACTTCACCCAGGATGACTTGGATGAGATTGACATCATCGCCTCTCAGGCCATCACCTCAGCTGCTGCATCTGGGCTTGGATCTAAACCAGGAGCCAAACCAATGGAGCTGGCCCGTGGATCTGCTTGGCCTGCAGGACAGACTAATTCTGTGTGCAGAGCCGCAAAAGATCAGCGCAGAGAGAACATGTTTGGGTttagtggcagcagcagcaggatacCAAGCAGAGAACTTCTCG gtaacatgcagcagcagtttggatCAGACAGAGAAGACTACCGTCTCCTGGAGGCTCAGCATGCAGAGCTTAAGAGGAAG ctgaaggaggtggaggaggagattgTGTTGAAGAGCGGGGAGATCCGGGTCTTGAGGGACTCTCTGAAAGGAGCTCAGCTGGACAAGGAGGCCCAGCGGCAGAACCAGATCCTGCTGGAgactcagagacagagagagcagaacGAAAGGGAGAAGGAGCTCAACAAGAAG GTGCAGTCTTtgcagtcagagctgcagtttAAAGAAGCAGAGATAAACGAGATGAAGACGAAACTGCACAGTTTGGACAGACACAAGATTTCCCCGCCACTgccaaaaaatag TCCTAAAGTGATGAGCGGTCTCGTCCAGGTGCATcgtagcagcagcagctcctcttcTCCAACAGGAAATGGTTTTATCACCAAAGAAACGTTTGGAGCCAGTGTCCCATCTAAAACAACACCGGTGAAGACCCGGAGACATGGTGGGGACAGAGGGTCTTCCAGCAACAGATgtggagacaaacaggaagtgtctcGCCCAGACCCCTTCCTGTCCgtcacacctgcacacctgcaccACAGTG CTGGAGTCCTGCTGGGTTTGTTGTTGCAGCAGCCTTTGTCTCCCAGCAGCCTCGGCCTCTCTCACCTGCTCTCTATGAGTCTGACTGACGTCCACCTGGCATCCAG TGGGCGGTCAGCAGgttttctgctccactctgaTGCGGCAGTCAGTGAAGGGGGAGCTCCCAGAGCTGCTCTGAGTCCAGTCCAGAGTCTGGCTGTAACTGGACTCAACATGCTAAGTCAGAGCCAACCAAAAGCTGAAGccagcagtaaaaacaaaag atcaTGTCCTGGAgctgttctcctcctctctctgttggACCTTCACCTGTCTCGACTCTGTCAGGCTCTGGATTCACTCCGCCCCACGTCTGCTGGCGATGCAAACTCTGCTCACTCAACTCACTCGCTCCCAGCAGGCCATGCTGCCCCTGCTGATGAACTAGGGAGACCGGAGGAGGCTGCTTTGGCTGGTTTCACTGTGGAGGATATCGGCTTGGCTGCTCTGAGACTCCTCTACCTGGTGGTCGCCCATAGTGACGAG GTGGTGAAGGCTGTCTTGTCAAGTCAGAGCGAAGTTACAGTCCAGGAG CACTCAGCTGCAGGTGTGGGTCTGTGCTCCCAGAATGCTTTGCTGCAGTCACTGTTGCGGCTGTGCGAAGCAGGGTTAGGCGGTGGCCGGAGCTCACAGAGAGAGATGCTTGTCCTCAATGCCATGAAGACCCTGTGCGTCCTTATTGAGAGgacgccacacacacactctgagag gttgcagtgtgtgttgcaggtggtctgtgtgtgtttgtcatcgGCAGACAACAGCTGGCACACAGTTTCAGAGTGTTTGTCTGTCCTCATGTCCATGTCGGACCACCCGACACTGGCTCAGCAGATCTTCTCTCAGCATG acCCATGTGTTTTCCTGAAGTTGTTCAAGTTCATCAGAACTAGAACAGACAACCAGGCAACACATACAGACTGGATCCAGCTGGACctgcag GTGGTCCGTTTGCTGAGCAGACTAATGActcagagagcagagagctggACCCCCTGCCAGAGCAGCTCCTGTCAATGCTACACTGAG CTGGTTCAGACAGTGGTGATTGTTTTCCATCGTCAGTGGTTGGATCTTCGTGGTTCCCAGGAGCTGACGGACTCAACAG gGCTGGCCCTGCCCCTGCATCAGTGCTCTTCCTCCTCGCTGCCATGGTGGCGCGGCGCTGCGGCATCTCTGCTAAGAGAGTGtctactgctgctgcactggctgctgctgcatcacGGCAGCTTCTCAGAGAGCTGCAGGCCACTGCTGCACATGTACGACCAGGTGATCCCCGCCGTGCGAGACACGCTAAGGAAAATCCCTGAGCTGAGCGAGAGtgaag agcTGGCGTTGGAGGAGATCTGCCGCTCAGAGGGCGATGACACTGATGACATGGACACTGATACTGtctcctga
- the trib3 gene encoding tribbles homolog 3, whose product MTMGVTSAKSQVCLKRLLDEPQDTLPKHKVARLSLNPPATGLSPCLRPRSSAPKSNQSHTPSRVGPYLLSERCEGEETYRAEHALTKQQYTCQVLPLRGYQERLAAYTRIDHHDNICGLLDVVIGQDSVYVFLPGHHGDMHAYVRSRKRLGEEEAGHLFAQMLSAVTHCHQHGIVLRDLKLRRFVFTDKDRTRLALLGLNDCVLLNGNHGDDSLTDRHGCPAYVSPELLTNGKGSYSGRAADIWSLGVSLYTMLIGRYPFQDTQPAALFTKIRRGAFSLPDWLSPQAKCLIGCMLRKSPAERLEASELLMHPWLTNPCTPHDNMPKTHHSSQKSLQNTQENDDQVVPTWTEKQH is encoded by the exons ATGACCATGGGTGTAACTTCAGCCAAGTCTCAGGTGTGTCTAAAGAGGCTGCTGGATGAACCCCAAGACACTTTGCCCAAACATAAAGTAGCCCGTCTGAGTCTGAACCCTCCTGCTACTGGCCTATCACCCTGTCTCAGGCCCAGAAGCTCCGCCCCCAAGTCCAACCAGAGCCACACCCCATCCAGAGTTGGACCATACCTTCTGTCTGAACGATGTGAGGGGGAGGAGACTTACAGGGCAGAGCACGCACTCACAAAACAGCAATACACCTGCCAG GTACTTCCTCTGCGTGGTTACCAGGAGCGTTTGGCTGCCTACACTCGGATTGATCATCATGACAACATCTGTGGCCTGCTGGATGTGGTGATTGGCCAGGACAGCGTGTATGTCTTCTTGCCTGGTCACCATGGCGACATGCATGCATACGTGCGAAGCAGGAAGCGTCTGGGTGAGGAGGAGGCGGGTCATCTGTTTGCTCAGATGCTGAGCGCTGTGACACACTGTCACCAGCACGGCATTGTCCTGAGAGACCTGAAGCTCCGCAGGTTTGTCTTCACTGACAAAGACAG GACGCGTCTTGCTCTGCTTGGCCTCAACGACTGCGTCCTCCTGAATGGTAACCACGGAGACGACTCTCTGACGGACAGACATGGCTGTCCCGCCTATGTCAGCCCCGAGCTGCTAACCAATGGGAAAGGCTCTTACTCAGGTCGTGCTGCAGACATATGGAGCCTGGGTGTGTCTCTGTACACCATGCTGATTGGAAGATATCCGTTTCAGGACACACAGCCTGCTGCGCTATTCACCAAGATTCGCCGCGGGGCCTTCAGCCTCCCTGACTGGCTGTCACCACAAGCCAAGTGTCTGATTGGCTGCATGCTGAGGAAGTCGCCTGCAGAAAGGCTGGAGGCGTCAGAGCTGCTGATGCACCCTTGGCTGACCAATCCCTGCACGCCTCATGACAACATGCCCAAGACACATCACAGCTCACAAAAATCACTACAGAATACACAAGAGAACGATGACCAGGTGGTGCCAAcgtggacagaaaaacaacactaa